In Vigna unguiculata cultivar IT97K-499-35 chromosome 3, ASM411807v1, whole genome shotgun sequence, a single genomic region encodes these proteins:
- the LOC114177177 gene encoding uncharacterized protein LOC114177177 encodes MDETNFLLEMKFVSSLCLHNFFNLLREETVSFLSVFSSDPLFHCVVTFCTLVFLYLPNLFLKVVLSPVLILTSILLLSILRLGAIQKSRHDTRENQRKHDEPPIVYQENRGSKCRGEKQSSSPVQPNETETTEQVHRRVHSETEVDSNVGFEPSSCFREWNVKAPLDVIYEEYGEGEEAGDDANENVGIVRYPSLSRFYPESDSDSESDSDFPAIGDWDSPEDVEFRWGQEEEEDEEEEEEDREGLIEIALDGFKRKRGMEFHFEEENLIEIDISPSRYRELSGDDEVFSGEISCN; translated from the coding sequence atggatgaaaCTAACTTTCTCTTGGAGATGAAGTTCGTTTCCTCCTTGTGTCTTCATAACTTCTTCAACCTTCTACGTGAAGAAACAGTGTCCTTTCTCTCCGTGTTCTCTTCGGATCCCCTGTTTCATTGCGTCGTCACTTTTTGTACTTTGGTTTTCCTCTACTTGCCCAACCTTTTCTTGAAGGTAGTGTTATCGCCGGTTCTCATTCTCACTTCGATTCTCCTTCTCTCCATTCTCCGCCTCGGTGCAATTCAGAAGTCACGACACGATACAAGGGAAAATCAAAGGAAGCACGACGAACCACCCATCGTTTATCAAGAAAACAGAGGAAGCAAATGCAGGGGAGAGAAACAGAGTTCGAGTCCCGTCCAACCCAACGAAACAGAGACGACGGAACAAGTGCACCGACGGGTTCATTCGGAAACAGAGGTCGATTCCAACGTGGGTTTTGAGCCAAGTTCGTGTTTTAGGGAGTGGAACGTGAAAGCGCCGTTGGATGTGATATATGAGGAGTATGGTGAAGGTGAAGAAGCGGGTGATGATGCAAACGAGAACGTGGGTATCGTAAGGTACCCTTCGTTGTCGCGGTTTTACCCGGAATCGGATTCGGATAGCGAATCGGATAGTGATTTTCCGGCGATCGGAGATTGGGACTCACCGGAGGACGTTGAGTTCAGGTGGGGccaagaagaagaggaggatgaggaagaagaagaagaagacagaGAAGGGTTGATTGAGATAGCACTTGATGGATTCAAGAGGAAGAGGGGCATGGAGTTTCATTTCGAAGAAGAGAATTTGATTGAGATTGATATTTCTCCGTCCAGGTACAGAGAACTTTCCGGCGACGACGAAGTATTTTCCGGTGAGATAAGTTGCAATTAG